DNA from Castellaniella sp. MT123:
CACGGCCCGGGCGGGTGCTGCAGATGATGACTTGAAGCTTGAGTGACATCGTGTGTTTCCTTGTTCTAGGACGCGCTTACGATAATCGGGAATGCACCGGAAGAACAAGCGGGCCGAAACCACGATCCACGACATCTGGGAAATCGTCCCGTAGGCGACAGCGCCGTGGGACTCGATCATTCTCCGAGATATGCAGCGCGGACTTTCGGGTCATCAAGCATATCGCTGGCATTTCCTGACATCGTGATGGAGCCCGAGTCCATCACATAGCCGCGGTTGGCGGCTTGCAACGCGAGGCGAGCATTCTGTTCGACGAGCAGCACGGTGAGCCCTTCCTTCGAAATATCGCGCACCACCTCGAAGATCTTCTCAACCATGATCGGCGAGAGTCCCATCGAGGGCTCGTCGAGCAGCAGCAATTTGGGCTTGCTGATCAACGCCCGCGCCATCGCGAGCATCTGCTGCTCGCCGCCCGAAAGCGTGCCCGCAAGCTGCTTGGCCCGTTCCTTCAAGCGTGGGAAGTAGCCAAACATGCGGTCGACATCCTTCTGGATGCCGTCGGCGTCGTTTCGTAGATACGCGCCCATTTGCATGTTCTCGAGAATCGACATGCGGGCGAAAATCCCCCGTCCCTCCGGCACCATCGCGAGACCGCGCTTGAGCAGCTCGTACGCCGGGATCCCTTTGATCGACTGGCCCTGGTACTGGATATCGCCCCCAGAATAGAGCTGCAGGCCCGTGATCGCCCTCATCGTCGTCGTCTTGCCCGCGCCGTTCGCGCCGATCAGCGTCACGAGCTCGCCCTGGCCGATTTCCATGTCGACGCCTTTCACTGCCTGAATGCCGCCGTAATTGACTCGCAGGCCCTTGATTTTCAACATTGTCGCGGCCATCAGTGACTCCCTGCTCCCAGATATGCCTCAATCACCTTAGGGTCCTTCTGTACGTCTTGCGGCTGCCCCTCCGCGATCACATTGCCGTAATCGAGCACCGTGATGCGGTCGCACAGGTGCATCATGAGCTTCACATCGTGCTCAATCAGCAGGATCGTCTTGCCATCGTCGCGAATCTTCTCGAGCAGTCGCGTGAGCTCGACCTTTTCGGTCGCGTTCATCCCCGCGGCTGGCTCGTCGAGCGCGAGCAGCTTCGGGTCGGTCGCGAGCGCCCGTGCGATCTCGAGCCGCCGTTGGTGGCCGTATGACAGGTTGCGCGCCGTATAGTCGGCGTACTGTGGCACGCCGACGTACTCGAGCAGTTCGAGCGAACGCTGCTTGATCTCGCGCTCCTCCCGGCGCTCGGCCGGCGTCTGAAACACCGCGCCGAAGAGGCCATGCTTCGTGCGCACATGACGCCCAACCATGACGTTCTCAAGCGCCGTCATGCCGCCGAACAGGCGAATGTTCTGGAATGTGCGCGCGATGCCTGCCTCGGCCACCTGGTGGACTGCCGTCGGCGCATAGGGCTTACCGTCCAGCACAAACTCGCCCGAATCGGGCGTATAGAGTCCGGTGATGACATTGAAAAACGTCGTCTTCCCCGCTCCATTCGGCCCGATCAGGCCGTAAATCTGCCCTGCCTCGATTTGCAGGCCCACTTCCGTGAGGGCCTGCAGGCCACCGAAACGCTTGTTCACGCCCTTGATGGACAAACGGATATCGTTGCTCATGGGGTTTTCTCCCGCCGTACCTTCAAGCATCATGCGCGCACCGGCTGATCCCCGCCGTTTCGCTTGGCCAGTTTCGCGATCTTGTCCTCGTGCTTCGCGGCCGGCCACAGGCCTTCCGAGCGATACAGCATGATGAGCACCATCGCAAGACCGTACAACAGCTGACGGATCACTTCCGTGTCGATAACCTCGTGCCCGAACAGCGCATGCTGCAGCGGCCCCATCGTTGAGCGCAGGAACTCGGGGAACACGGTCAGCAACACGGCGCCGAGGATCACACCCGGTATATGCCCCATGCCACCGAGCACGACACAGACAAGCACGACAACCGATTCCCAGAACGTGAACGATTCGGGCGAGACGAACCCCTGGAACCCGGCGAACATCGCCCCCGACAGGCCGCCGAACGACGCCCCCATCGCGAAGGCGAGCAGTTTCACGTTCCGTGTGTTGATCCCCATCGCCTTCGCCGCGATCTCGTCTTCGCGAATCGCCGCCCAGGCGCGACCGATGCGAGAGTGCTGTAACCGCGTGCAGGTCCAGATCGTCAGCAGCGCGCAGAGCACGAACAGGTAGTAATAGAAGTAGACAGGCGTGAGCTGGAAACCAAAAATTGTGTGCGTCTGCGATAGGCTGAAGCCGCCCACATGCACGGGATCGATGCCTGTGATCCCCTGCGGGCCATTCGTGATGTTGATCGGCTGGTCGAGATTGTTCATGAAGATGCGGATGATCTCACCGAAGCCGAGCGTCACGATCGCGAGATAGTCGCCGCGCAGGCGCAGCGTCGGCGCGCCGAGCAGCACGCCGAACAAGGCTGCGAGCCCCATGGCGACCAGCACAACAATGAAGTACGGTAGATGCATGCCTCCCGGCCAGATCTGGTTGATCCACTCGAACTGATTGGCCAAGTGCGGCGACGTCAAAAGCGCGGCCGTATAAGCACCCACGGCATAGAAAGCGATGTAGCCGAGATCCAGCAGACCGGCAAAGCCCACCACCACGTTCAGCCCCAGCGCGAGCATCACGTAGAGCATCGCAAAATCCAGCACACGCACCCAATAGTTGCCGCCAACCGCGCCGATCAAAAACGGCGCCGAGATCACAAGTGCGGTCACCAGAATCCGCTGGACGCGGGCGTTGCGTGCACGAGCCTCCGTGCCGAGCGCCTCGTTATATTGAAAGGAACTCACGATCCATGTCTCCTTTTTTCATATTCCCGAACTCAGGCGCGATCCGCGACACGTTCGCCCAGTAATCCGGACGGGCGGAACACGAGCACGAGGATCAGGGCGATGAATGCAAATACGTCCTGGTAATTGCTGCCAAAGACGCCATTCGTGATATCACCGATATAACCCGCGCCGAGTTGCTCGATCAAACCAAGCAATATGCCGCCAACCATCGCGCCGCCCAGGTTGCCGATGCCGCCGAGCACAGCGGCGGTAAACGCTTTCAGACCGGGAATGAAGCCCATGTAGAAATGCACGTTTCCGTATTCGGAGGCGATCATCACACCCGCCAATGCCGCGAGTGCGGATCCGATCATGAAGGTCGCCGAGATCACGAAATTCGGATTCACGCCCATCAGGCTTGCGACGCCCGGATTCTCGGCGATCGCGCGCATCGCACGGCCCATCTTCGTCTTGTGCACGAGCAGCAGCAGCCCGACCATGACAACGATGGCGGTGAATATGATCACAAGCTCGGTCGCCGAAATGACGACACCTGGCGACGTGTTGGTCGCAGTAATGACGTCAATGGGATCCGTGGAAATCAATTGTGGAAACGATAAGGGATTCCGCCCCCAGACGATCATCGCCACCGTCTGAAGCAGGATCGACACGCCAATTGCGGTAATCAGAGGCACCAGCCTCGGGGCGCGACGCAGGGGTCGGTAAGCAACCCGCTCCATTGTGAAGCCAAGTCCCGCGCATATGGCCATCGCAACCAGCAAAGCAATCACCAGAATCGGAACATTGCCGAGCTCGGGCGCATACGCCTGCAATACATTCATCGCGGAGAGCGCGACCATCGCGCCCACCATCAGCACGTCACCGTGTGCAAAATTGATGATGCCGAGAATCCCATAAACCATCGTGTAGCCCAACGCGATGATCGCGTAGACGCTACCCAGCACCAGACCATTCAAGATCTGCTGGACTAATATGTCCATATCCACACACTCCTGATTCGGCGGTCGCAGTGGGCCACCAGGGACGGCTTGATCCCGCCTCTCTGGAAAGGCCTGCCGCTGGATCGGACCGCCAATTACGGTCCGCAGCAAGACATGAAGCCAAGACCGGCCACAGCCGCAGCTATGGCGATCTGAGAGAGGGATTGCCTCTATACCCTGCCGGTCGTGCCGGAGCGGCACGAGTCGGCGCAACCCCTCTCGGCGTCACTAATTGGCCGCCAGGCCTCCGCGCGGCTGTTGCGTTGCGCGCACCGCGGGTTTTATCTGCCCATCGACGAATGTGTACACGGTCGTGGGTGCGCCTTTCAGGTCGCCTTCAGTCGTAAATGCATAGTTCCCCGCCACGCCCTTATACCGGGCCGAAGCGAGATAGGCGCGGATCTTGTGCGGATCGGTTGATCCTTCCTTCTGAATGGCTTCCGCGACCAGCATCATCGCATCGTAGAAATTGACGCCAAAGATTTGGGTTTGCGTTTTGAACTTGGACAGGTACTGCTGCGAGAAGTCGCGCCCAGCATCGCTGGCATCGAGCGATGCACCGCTTTGCGCACAGAAAACATCCGAAGCCGCCGCTCCTGCCACTTTGCCCATGTCCGGCGAGCAGATTCCGTCACCCCCCAGAACCTTGACCCGCATGGCCAGCTGCCGAGCCTGCTTGACCAGGGGCGCGCCCTGCGCGGCATAGCCGCCATAGAAAATCACATCCGGGCGAAGCGGCTTGATCTTGGTCAGGATCGCACGAAAATCGACCGCCTTGTCATTCGAGTACTCACGACCGACCACCTTGAACCCCAATTTTTCGGCGACCTTCTCGAACTCATCGGCAACGCCTTTTCCGTATGCTGTCCGATCATCGACCACCGCGGCCGTGCGTGCGTGCAACTGCTCGTAGGCGTATTCCGCCATGCGTCCGCCAAGTTGGCCGTCATTGGCTCCCACACGAACGATATTCTTGTAGCCCTGTTGCGTTACCGTAGGATTGGATGCAACAGTCAACACCGGGATCTCAGCCTGGGCAAAAACCTTCGAAGCGGGGATCGCGACACCGGAGTTATACGGGCCGATGACTGCGACGACCCCGTCGTCCACCAGTTTTTGCGCGGCGGTCACCCCTTGCCGGGGATCGGCTTGGTCATCCTGGGAATCCAGTTCAAATTGCACGCTCTTTCCGGCTACGTTCAATCCTTTGGCGTTCAGCTGCTCAATGGCCATGCGGACGCCATTTTCATTGTCCTTACCAATCACCGCCTGCGGACCGGTGAGCGGACCGATATGGCCGATTTTGATAACGGTCGTTTGACCGAATGACAACGGGCTGGCCAAGAGAAGTGCCGCGCCGATGATAATTTCTTTATGTTTCAACATTGTCTCCACCCCACGTTGGGAGGTAAATTCACTCGATTAATTGGCATCTTCCTGGTGTGGATGAGTTGAAACATCGACACTTTCGATCTGCCTCTCGTATTTTTCGCCCGGCTATCGGGGACTTCGTCCCACAACCGCCGGTGCGTTTCTACTTTTTCTAATGTCAGCCATGATCCGGGCAGAACCACTTCCCATATAGAATAATTCCGACCAATGGTCATAACAGAGATGACATGCTGCGATCCCGCTGTGACAAGCGTCAAGTGTGCGTCATGCGCCCCCCCCTACAGACACCGACGAGGACTCGGCGGGCAATGCGGGTCAAGGACGAGATCAAGGACAAAGCCTGCAACTACGTGCTGGAAAACGCGTTATCGCTGATGCAAGACGTCGACACGGATCGTATCGGCCATACAGCAAAAAGCCCTTGATTTGTAAAATCAAGGGCTTTGCATTCTGGCGGACAAGGGGGGATTCGAACCCCCGATACGCTATTCACGTATACACGCTTTCCAGGCGTGCGCCTTCAACCGCTCGGCCACCTGTCCTGAACGCCTGCCAGGGAACCCAGCAGACGAAGTCCAACATTCTAGCACATCATCCAGCCAGACCACCGGTGGCGACCACGCCCATCCCCCCGACCATGCGTTCCACATAACGGGCGATCAGGTCGATCTCCAGATTGACCGGTGAACCGACCTCGAGATTGCGCAAGGTCGTCACCTGCACCGTGTGCGGAATCAGGTTGATGGAGATCTCCGTGCCTTCTTCCTGATCCTCGACCCGGTTGACGGTCAGGCTGACCCCATTGACCGTGATCGAGCCCTTGTAGGCCAGGTATTTCGACAGATGCGCAGGCACGATGACACGCAATTCGATCGATTCGGCCACCGCGTCCAGGACGGTGACGTGGCCGACGCCATCGACGTGGCCCGAAACCAGATGCCCATCCAGACTATCGCCCAGTCGCATGGCGTGTTCAAGATTGACCTCGCCCTCGCGGTCCAGACCGCAGGTGTGAACCAGGCTTTCCCGCGACACATCGACCTCGAAGGCCTCGTCGTGCAAGGCGACCACCGTCATGCAGGCGCCCTGGATGGCAATCGAATCCCCCAGACGGGTCGATTGCAGCGGCAATCCGCCAGCGGCGATCGTCAGGCGGACACCGGCATCGTCCCCGGCGCCCAGGGGGTGAACGTGGGTGATGCGGCCCACGGCCGCGACGATTCCAGTAAACATGATGATCCCATCCAGAAAAGTGTCGGTTGACGCTACAGGCGCCGCCCCCGCGAAGCACGCCCTACGCGGCTGCCTGCTGTTCGGTCAGACCACACGCGGCCCTCAATGCCTGCCAACGATCCGCTTGGCGCAGATGCAGGCGCATGTCCCGGCCCAACTGTACCGCATCCAGGAATTCATAACGGTAAGCCTGATCCAGCCCGGCGATGGGCGCCGGCAAAGCCGCCAGACCCTGCCCCGCCCCCAGGACGCAGGGCGCGACATAGCCGATCCATTCATCGACATGATTGCCCGCCACCAGAGCACCCAGCAGGCGCGCCCCGGCCTCGACGTGCACCTCGTTGATTTCGTGCGCGCCCAGCCACTGCATGAGGCCATCCAGATCGATGGCGCCGTTGCTGCCGACCGGTAGCTGAATGACCCGCACGTTACGCGCCGCCAACCGCGCCGCCTTGCCGGCATCGACCCGGGACGTGAACACCCAGACCGGGTTGCCGTTGAAGAGTCGCGCCCGCTCGGAAATGATGAACTGGGTATCCAGCACGGCGCGGATCGGCTGCCGCACCGTCTGGACCGCGCGCACGTCCAGCATGGGATCGTCGGACAACACCGTGCCAATCCCGGTCAGGACGAGACAGGCCCGGGCACGCCAACGATGCCCGTCGGCGCGGGCGGATTCCCCGGTGATCCACTGGGACCGTCCGTCCGGCAGTGCCGTGTGCCCGTCAAAGGATGCCGCCGATTTCAGCCACACCCAGGGGGTGCCACGCGTCATGCGGGCGCAGAAACCCGGGTTCTGAGCGAGTGCGTCTTCGGCAAACAGGCCGACAGCCACCGTAATACCGGCGGCGCGCAGGCGCCCGATCCCGTGTCCGCATACCCGCGGGTTCGGATCCTGCAAGGCGACCACGACGCGCGCGACCCCGGCGGCGATCAGCGCATCCGCACAAGGCGGCGTACGCCCCTGATGACTGCAAGGTTCCAGTGTGACGTAGGCGGTGGCCCCGTGGACGTCAATCCCCTGCTCGGCCGCTGCCTGCAAGGCCTGGGCCTCGGCGTGGCGCCCGCCGACCGCCTGCGTGCTGCCTTCGGCCAGCCAGCGGCCGTCGCGCACCAGCACACAGCCGACGCGAGGATTTGGATTGCTGACGAAAAGTGCCTGTTCAGCCACCGCCAGGGCCCGCCGCATCCAACGGTGATCCTCGGTGGAAAAGGCGGTGGATTCAGGCCCCGTCATGATCGTCGCCATCATTGGCGGTCTGGAATTCGTCGATTGTCTGCACGAATTCGTGGATGTTCTCGAAGCTGCGATAGACCGAGGCGAACCGCACATAGGCCACCTGGTCGAGCTCGCGCAGGGCCTCCATGACGAGTTCGCCCACATAACCGGACGGGACTTCGCGCTTGCCGCTGGTCAGCAGGCGTTCCTGGATACGGGCGACGGCGGCGTCCAGCGCGGTGGCGCTGACAGGCCGCTTGCGCAGGGCCAGAGCCATGCTGGCCCGCAGCTTGGCCGGATCGAAATCAACCCGGGCCCCGTTGCGCTTGACGACCGCCGGCATCATGAGATCGACGCGTTCGTAGGTCGTGAAACGCCGATCGCAGTCGGTGCAGCGCCGGCGCCGACGGATCGTGTCGCCTTCTTCGGAGACCCGGGAATCCACCACCTGGGTATCGGGACAGCTGCAGAACGGACACTTCATCAGGATGACGGGTGCCCGTCGGCACCCGCTCCGGTTGGATTAGCGATAGACAGGCAGGCGCGTGGTCAGTTCGTTGACTTTGGCACGCACGCGCGCAACGTTGTCGGCGTCGTTGGGATTGTCGAGCACGTCGGCGATCAGATTGCCGGTGAGCTCGGCCTCGGCTTCCTTGAAGCCGCGCGTGGTCATGGCGGGCGTCCCCAGGCGGATGCCGCTGGTGACGAAAGGCTTTTCCGGGTCGTGCGGAATGGCGTTCTTGTTGACCGTGATGTGGGCCTGACCCAGGACGGCCTCGGCGGCTTTGCCGGTGATGCCCTTGGCGCGCAGATCGACCAGCATGACGTGGCTTTCAGTACGGCCGGACACGATGCGCAAGCCGCGCTTGACCAAGGTATCGGCCAGCACGCGGGCGTTGGCAGCCACCTGGGCCGCATAGGCCTTGAATTCGGGCTGCAGGGCCTCGCCGAAGGCGACGGCCTTGGCCGCGATCACGTGCATCAGCGGTCCCCCTTGAATGCCCGGGAAGATCGCCGAATTGATGATCTTTTCGAATTCCGACTTCATCAGGATGACGCCGCCGCGCGGACCGCGCAAGGACTTGTGGGTCGTGGTGGTGACAAAATCGGCATGCGGCACCGGGTTGGGGTAGACCCCGCCCGCGACCAGCCCGGCATAGTGGGCGATGTCCACCATGAGCAGCGCGCCGTTGTCGTGCGCGATGCGCGCCATGCGTTCGAAATCGATGCGCAGGGAATAGGCCGAGGCACCGCCCACGATCAGTTTGGGCTTGATGGTGCGGGCGAGTTCTTCGAGCTGGTCGTAGTCCAGGACCTCATTGGCATCCAGGCCATAGGAATGGAATTCGTACAGTTTGCCCGAGGCGTTGACGGGCGATCCGTGCGTCAGGTGGCCGCCTTCGGCCAGGCTCATGCCCAATACCTTGTCGCCCGGCTTGAGTACCGCCATGTAGACGCCCTGATTGGCCTGCGAACCCGAATTGGGCTGCACGTTGGCCGCCTCGGCCCCGAAAATCTGTTTGACACGATCGATGGCCAGCTGTTCCACCACGTCCACGTATTCACAGCCGCCATAGTAACGCTTGCCCGGATAGCCTTCGGCGTATTTATTGGTGAGCTGGGTGCCCTGGGCCTGCATGACGGCGGGGCTGGCGTAGTTTTCCGAAGCGATCAGTTCGATGTGCTGTTCCTGGCGGGCGTTTTCCTGTTGGATAGCGGCCCAGATGGCCGGATCGGCCTGATCGAGAGTGCGGGAGCGGACAAACATGGGGATTCCTGAGGACTGAAGGATATGAAAGCGATTGAAACGGGTCGGGTCAGCCCATTCTAGCGCGAACCCGGCGCATCACAGCGCATGCAGCCGGGGGTTCAAGGTATAGCTGCCGCTGATGGAGGCCTTGGCCAGCACGTGACCCTGCATGGCCGCCAGCGCCTGAGGCCCGGTAAACCGGCCCGAGACGCCCAGCTCGGCGACATCCAGGGCGTAAACGGTGAAAACGTAGTGATGGACGATCGCATCGTTCCAGGGCGGGCATGGCCCGTCATAGCCGAAATAATCGCCGCTCATGTCGCGGTCGGCGGCAAACCAGTCGGTATAGTCGTTCAGCCCCTGACGAGTGCCGTCCAGCGCCAGAGGGCCGGCCTTGCCGCGTGGCGTGATGCCGCTGGAATAGCTGCCTTCGGGCAGGTTGCGCACGTCGGCGCCTACGTCGACCAACACCCAGTGGTGAAAATCCGTGCGCGGCAGGTCGGCCGGAACCTCGCGACCGATCTGATTGACGTCGTCGGGCTGGGTCGGGACGTCGGGATCGACGCACAGGATGGCGAAAGACCGGACACCGTCAGGCACGTCCGACCAGGCCAGGTGCGGGTTGCAGTTACCCGCCAGGGCCACATGAGATTGCGGATCGATGCGTCCGAACGCGATGCGTTCGGGAATGACCCCCTGATCGGGGAAAGATTCGCTGTGCAGTTTCATGGGCCCTCCGGGGAGTTGGCCTAGGTCAGGGTAACCCGGGCGAATTTGCGTTTGCCGACCTGCATGACGTAGGTGCCAGCCGGCAACTGCAGGGATTTGTCTTCGATCCGTTCGCCGTCGATGCGCACGCCGCCTTGTTCGATGTTGCGCTGCGCCTCGGAGGCCGAAGCCGCCAGACCGGATTCGCGCAGGATTTTCAGGATGCCCATGGGCGATGCGCCTGCGGTGACTTCCGGCATGTTTTCCGGAATGACCCCATCCCGGAACTGTGCGTTGAAGTGTTCCAGCGCCTGACTGCCGCAGCCCGCCCCATGGAAGCGGTCCACGACTTCCTGGGCCAGCAGGACCTTGGCATCGCGCGGATTGCGCCCGCCCTCGATTTCCGCCTGCAGGCCGGCAATGGCGTTCAGCGAACGAAACGACAGCAGTTCAAAATAGCGCCACATCAGGGTGTCGGAAATCGACATCAGCTTGCCGAACATGGAGTCCGGCGTTTCGGTGATGCCGATGTAGTTGCCCTTGGATTTGGACATCTTTTCGACCCCGTCGATACCCTCGAGCAAGGGCATCGTCAGGATGCACTGGGGTTCCTGGCCGTATTCCTTTTGCAGTTCGCGGCCGACCAGCAAGTTGAATTTCTGGTCGGTGCCACCGAGTTCCAGGTCGGCCTTCAGGGCCACCGAGTCGTACCCCTGCAGCAGCGGATACAGGAATTCGTGAACCGAAATCGGCACGCCGCCCCGGAAGCGACGGGTGAAGTCGTCGCGCTCCATCATGCGCGCCACGGTGTAACGGGAGGCGAGCTGGATCAACCCACGCGCACCCAGCGGGTCGCACCATTCGGAGTTGTAGCGGATTTCGGTGCGCGTCGGGTCCAGCACCAGGCTGGCCTGCGCGTAATAGGTTTCGGCGTTGGCCCGGATCTGTTCCGGCGTCAACGGCGGGCGGGTGGTGTTGCGCCCGCTGGGGTCGCCGATCTGGGCGGTGAAGTCGCCAATCAGGAAGATCACGGTATGACCCAGATCCTGCAACTGACGCATTTTGTTCAGGACGACCGTGTGCCCAAGGTGAATGTCGGGCGCGGTGGGATCCAGGCCCAGTTTGATGCGCAAGGGCGTGCCGGTTGCGCGGCTGCGGGCCAGCTTGGCGGTAAATTCGGAAACCACGAGGAGCTCGTCACAGCCCCGCTGGGCCACGCGCAGATCATCGGCAATCTGGGGGTCTTCGGGAATGCTGAGAGACGACATGGCAGACGCTAATATCAGAAAAATTGAAAAAATGCTCGAAAAACGGAAGGTAATGCGCTAGCATAACGTGCTTTCGCAGCTTCTGTACAACACATTCGACGCCCAAGCAAGCGCCGGAACCTCATATTAGCAGAGCCTTCCGCCTGCCAGTGCCTCGTTCCTCCGGTATGCATATCCCCCGAACCGATAGCGTTCGCCAGACGAACACAGCGTCCTTGTACAGCCTGAATTTCTGAACCGATTTTTTTTGCCCATGATGCCTGAAGCCCACCAGACGCAACGCCACCGCCACATCACACGCAGTCTGCTGTTCGCCGCCGGGGGCTTGTTTCTGACCGCCGCCGCCTTGGCTGTCGTCAAACCCGCCACCCCGCCGGAACCTGTCTTCCAGGCGCGCCAGACCCTCGACCTGCCCCCCATGGGCGGAATCGCCCACAACGCAGCCCCCTACATCGCCTCGACACGCATCCGCCGTGGTGACACAGTGGC
Protein-coding regions in this window:
- a CDS encoding YbhB/YbcL family Raf kinase inhibitor-like protein, which translates into the protein MKLHSESFPDQGVIPERIAFGRIDPQSHVALAGNCNPHLAWSDVPDGVRSFAILCVDPDVPTQPDDVNQIGREVPADLPRTDFHHWVLVDVGADVRNLPEGSYSSGITPRGKAGPLALDGTRQGLNDYTDWFAADRDMSGDYFGYDGPCPPWNDAIVHHYVFTVYALDVAELGVSGRFTGPQALAAMQGHVLAKASISGSYTLNPRLHAL
- a CDS encoding branched-chain amino acid ABC transporter substrate-binding protein, whose protein sequence is MLKHKEIIIGAALLLASPLSFGQTTVIKIGHIGPLTGPQAVIGKDNENGVRMAIEQLNAKGLNVAGKSVQFELDSQDDQADPRQGVTAAQKLVDDGVVAVIGPYNSGVAIPASKVFAQAEIPVLTVASNPTVTQQGYKNIVRVGANDGQLGGRMAEYAYEQLHARTAAVVDDRTAYGKGVADEFEKVAEKLGFKVVGREYSNDKAVDFRAILTKIKPLRPDVIFYGGYAAQGAPLVKQARQLAMRVKVLGGDGICSPDMGKVAGAAASDVFCAQSGASLDASDAGRDFSQQYLSKFKTQTQIFGVNFYDAMMLVAEAIQKEGSTDPHKIRAYLASARYKGVAGNYAFTTEGDLKGAPTTVYTFVDGQIKPAVRATQQPRGGLAAN
- a CDS encoding riboflavin synthase; this translates as MFTGIVAAVGRITHVHPLGAGDDAGVRLTIAAGGLPLQSTRLGDSIAIQGACMTVVALHDEAFEVDVSRESLVHTCGLDREGEVNLEHAMRLGDSLDGHLVSGHVDGVGHVTVLDAVAESIELRVIVPAHLSKYLAYKGSITVNGVSLTVNRVEDQEEGTEISINLIPHTVQVTTLRNLEVGSPVNLEIDLIARYVERMVGGMGVVATGGLAG
- the nrdR gene encoding transcriptional regulator NrdR, with product MKCPFCSCPDTQVVDSRVSEEGDTIRRRRRCTDCDRRFTTYERVDLMMPAVVKRNGARVDFDPAKLRASMALALRKRPVSATALDAAVARIQERLLTSGKREVPSGYVGELVMEALRELDQVAYVRFASVYRSFENIHEFVQTIDEFQTANDGDDHDGA
- the tyrS gene encoding tyrosine--tRNA ligase; amino-acid sequence: MSSLSIPEDPQIADDLRVAQRGCDELLVVSEFTAKLARSRATGTPLRIKLGLDPTAPDIHLGHTVVLNKMRQLQDLGHTVIFLIGDFTAQIGDPSGRNTTRPPLTPEQIRANAETYYAQASLVLDPTRTEIRYNSEWCDPLGARGLIQLASRYTVARMMERDDFTRRFRGGVPISVHEFLYPLLQGYDSVALKADLELGGTDQKFNLLVGRELQKEYGQEPQCILTMPLLEGIDGVEKMSKSKGNYIGITETPDSMFGKLMSISDTLMWRYFELLSFRSLNAIAGLQAEIEGGRNPRDAKVLLAQEVVDRFHGAGCGSQALEHFNAQFRDGVIPENMPEVTAGASPMGILKILRESGLAASASEAQRNIEQGGVRIDGERIEDKSLQLPAGTYVMQVGKRKFARVTLT
- a CDS encoding ABC transporter ATP-binding protein gives rise to the protein MAATMLKIKGLRVNYGGIQAVKGVDMEIGQGELVTLIGANGAGKTTTMRAITGLQLYSGGDIQYQGQSIKGIPAYELLKRGLAMVPEGRGIFARMSILENMQMGAYLRNDADGIQKDVDRMFGYFPRLKERAKQLAGTLSGGEQQMLAMARALISKPKLLLLDEPSMGLSPIMVEKIFEVVRDISKEGLTVLLVEQNARLALQAANRGYVMDSGSITMSGNASDMLDDPKVRAAYLGE
- the glyA gene encoding serine hydroxymethyltransferase is translated as MFVRSRTLDQADPAIWAAIQQENARQEQHIELIASENYASPAVMQAQGTQLTNKYAEGYPGKRYYGGCEYVDVVEQLAIDRVKQIFGAEAANVQPNSGSQANQGVYMAVLKPGDKVLGMSLAEGGHLTHGSPVNASGKLYEFHSYGLDANEVLDYDQLEELARTIKPKLIVGGASAYSLRIDFERMARIAHDNGALLMVDIAHYAGLVAGGVYPNPVPHADFVTTTTHKSLRGPRGGVILMKSEFEKIINSAIFPGIQGGPLMHVIAAKAVAFGEALQPEFKAYAAQVAANARVLADTLVKRGLRIVSGRTESHVMLVDLRAKGITGKAAEAVLGQAHITVNKNAIPHDPEKPFVTSGIRLGTPAMTTRGFKEAEAELTGNLIADVLDNPNDADNVARVRAKVNELTTRLPVYR
- a CDS encoding branched-chain amino acid ABC transporter permease — translated: MDILVQQILNGLVLGSVYAIIALGYTMVYGILGIINFAHGDVLMVGAMVALSAMNVLQAYAPELGNVPILVIALLVAMAICAGLGFTMERVAYRPLRRAPRLVPLITAIGVSILLQTVAMIVWGRNPLSFPQLISTDPIDVITATNTSPGVVISATELVIIFTAIVVMVGLLLLVHKTKMGRAMRAIAENPGVASLMGVNPNFVISATFMIGSALAALAGVMIASEYGNVHFYMGFIPGLKAFTAAVLGGIGNLGGAMVGGILLGLIEQLGAGYIGDITNGVFGSNYQDVFAFIALILVLVFRPSGLLGERVADRA
- the ribD gene encoding bifunctional diaminohydroxyphosphoribosylaminopyrimidine deaminase/5-amino-6-(5-phosphoribosylamino)uracil reductase RibD → MTGPESTAFSTEDHRWMRRALAVAEQALFVSNPNPRVGCVLVRDGRWLAEGSTQAVGGRHAEAQALQAAAEQGIDVHGATAYVTLEPCSHQGRTPPCADALIAAGVARVVVALQDPNPRVCGHGIGRLRAAGITVAVGLFAEDALAQNPGFCARMTRGTPWVWLKSAASFDGHTALPDGRSQWITGESARADGHRWRARACLVLTGIGTVLSDDPMLDVRAVQTVRQPIRAVLDTQFIISERARLFNGNPVWVFTSRVDAGKAARLAARNVRVIQLPVGSNGAIDLDGLMQWLGAHEINEVHVEAGARLLGALVAGNHVDEWIGYVAPCVLGAGQGLAALPAPIAGLDQAYRYEFLDAVQLGRDMRLHLRQADRWQALRAACGLTEQQAAA
- a CDS encoding ABC transporter ATP-binding protein, producing MSNDIRLSIKGVNKRFGGLQALTEVGLQIEAGQIYGLIGPNGAGKTTFFNVITGLYTPDSGEFVLDGKPYAPTAVHQVAEAGIARTFQNIRLFGGMTALENVMVGRHVRTKHGLFGAVFQTPAERREEREIKQRSLELLEYVGVPQYADYTARNLSYGHQRRLEIARALATDPKLLALDEPAAGMNATEKVELTRLLEKIRDDGKTILLIEHDVKLMMHLCDRITVLDYGNVIAEGQPQDVQKDPKVIEAYLGAGSH